One Aquisediminimonas profunda genomic region harbors:
- a CDS encoding amidohydrolase, translated as MKAGLFASLLGVFLISVSAPPSTAKADFGGADLILTDAQVYTLRWGEPALEGKPAPDAPYTNGKWHPDAAAVAIRGGKIVYVGSDKGALALRGKRTRVIDLNGATVIPGLVDSHTHFIELGAKLESVDLTHVATEAQAVALVAERAKSVPKGEWIFGAGWDEGAWANRYPDKQQLSAAVPDHPVVLRSLHGFAIWTNQAALDAGKITKASPVPVGGEMRLGTDGQPNGLFLNRAAAMVEAAVPPEPQAVVARHALKGLGQMATDGYVTVHEAGAGSQAMAALQQLEDQHRLPIRVYAMLSLRDPPLMRQWIARGPDRDSDSMLVTRAVKAYYDGALGSRGARLLGDYTDKPGHRGISGGGYGFDHDLAREAMKAGFQLGIHAIGDAGNREVLDFLEAEFKADPDTARNRHRIEHAQVISPEDQPRFARLGVIASMEPPHAVEDKTWAEDRLGPQRILGAYAWRTLRRDGARLTFNADNPGSDHSIFYGLHAAITRQDKQLQPPGGWYPEQRLTIEEAIRAYTSWAAYAAFREDQTGIIAMGRWADLTVMDIDPFALAATAPEKILAGRILATIVSGKVVYQR; from the coding sequence ATGAAGGCGGGTCTGTTCGCAAGCTTGCTCGGCGTCTTCCTGATCTCCGTCAGTGCTCCCCCGTCAACGGCCAAGGCTGATTTCGGCGGTGCGGATCTGATCCTGACCGACGCCCAGGTCTATACGCTGCGCTGGGGCGAGCCCGCGCTCGAAGGCAAGCCTGCGCCCGATGCGCCCTACACAAACGGCAAGTGGCACCCCGATGCCGCAGCGGTGGCGATCCGCGGCGGAAAGATCGTCTATGTCGGCAGCGACAAGGGGGCGCTGGCGCTGCGCGGCAAGCGGACCCGGGTGATCGATCTCAACGGCGCGACCGTGATCCCCGGGCTGGTCGATTCCCATACCCATTTCATCGAACTGGGCGCCAAGCTGGAATCGGTCGACCTGACCCATGTCGCCACCGAAGCGCAGGCGGTTGCGTTGGTGGCCGAGCGGGCGAAGTCCGTCCCCAAGGGCGAATGGATCTTCGGTGCCGGGTGGGACGAGGGTGCCTGGGCTAACCGCTATCCGGACAAGCAGCAGTTGAGCGCAGCGGTGCCCGATCATCCGGTGGTGCTGCGCAGTCTGCACGGCTTTGCAATCTGGACCAACCAGGCCGCACTCGATGCCGGCAAGATCACCAAGGCCAGCCCAGTTCCGGTTGGGGGCGAGATGCGGCTGGGCACGGATGGCCAGCCCAATGGCCTGTTCCTGAACCGCGCGGCGGCGATGGTCGAAGCGGCGGTGCCGCCGGAGCCGCAGGCGGTTGTCGCGCGCCATGCGCTTAAGGGCCTGGGTCAGATGGCCACCGACGGCTATGTCACGGTCCACGAGGCCGGTGCGGGCAGCCAAGCGATGGCCGCACTCCAGCAGCTGGAGGACCAGCACCGCCTGCCGATCCGGGTCTATGCCATGCTCTCGCTGCGCGACCCGCCCTTGATGCGGCAGTGGATCGCCAGGGGGCCGGACCGGGACAGTGACAGCATGCTCGTCACGCGCGCGGTAAAGGCTTATTACGACGGCGCGCTGGGATCGCGCGGGGCGCGGCTGCTGGGCGACTATACCGACAAGCCCGGCCACCGCGGGATCAGCGGTGGCGGTTATGGCTTTGACCATGATTTGGCCAGAGAGGCGATGAAGGCCGGCTTCCAGCTAGGGATTCATGCCATCGGCGATGCGGGCAACCGCGAAGTGCTCGATTTCCTTGAGGCGGAGTTCAAGGCCGATCCCGACACCGCACGCAACCGCCATCGGATCGAACACGCCCAGGTCATCTCCCCAGAAGACCAGCCGCGCTTTGCCCGGCTGGGCGTGATTGCCTCAATGGAACCGCCTCACGCGGTGGAGGACAAGACCTGGGCCGAAGATCGCCTCGGCCCGCAGCGCATCCTTGGCGCCTATGCCTGGCGCACGTTGCGCCGTGACGGCGCGCGACTGACCTTCAATGCCGACAATCCGGGTTCCGACCACAGCATCTTCTATGGCCTCCATGCCGCGATCACCCGCCAGGACAAGCAGCTTCAGCCCCCCGGCGGATGGTATCCCGAGCAACGGCTGACGATCGAAGAAGCGATCCGGGCCTATACCAGCTGGGCGGCCTATGCCGCCTTCCGCGAAGACCAGACGGGGATCATTGCCATGGGCCGATGGGCTGATCTGACAGTCATGGATATTGATCCCTTCGCCCTTGCCGCGACCGCGCCGGAAAAAATCCTGGCCGGCAGGATCCTGGCGACCATCGTCAGCGGCAAGGTGGTTTATCAGCGATAG
- a CDS encoding MFS transporter: MAGPTVISDDPGPERASAYGWMVFALSFGLLMSDHMARQVLNAAGPQIKAEWHLNNAELASLASVVALAVGLLTLPLSYLADRFGRVKSLVAMATLWSLATLAGGWVQSYPQMLGTRLLVGVGEAAYGSVGIAVVLAVFPRHLRATLSASFLAGSVVGQMVGVAAGAQVAAAYGWRTAFGAIGLFGLVLALAYAAVVREHRLGVRAERKPGNWGLLARQLLGRRLLWLTYFAGGIQLFCTGALAWAMPLLLTERYGMPLQQAGRTTALFLLVCAVGMVLCGLLVDRMARRDPAVTPPLSIGFSLLTAALFAGAVFSPPGHMQLALIGGGLLLVGGITGVTGAMIANSTPREIHSTAMAALALSYNLIGLAPGPYITGLLADRFDLLTALKVLPLPCLLSALAMMAARRDYAAEVGVQK, translated from the coding sequence TTGGCTGGACCCACGGTCATATCCGATGATCCCGGACCCGAGCGGGCCAGCGCCTATGGCTGGATGGTCTTTGCCCTGAGTTTTGGCCTGCTCATGAGTGACCATATGGCGCGCCAGGTGCTCAACGCCGCCGGACCGCAGATCAAGGCAGAGTGGCACCTCAACAACGCCGAACTGGCGTCGCTTGCCAGCGTGGTTGCGCTGGCGGTGGGGCTGCTAACCCTCCCCCTTTCATACCTCGCCGACCGATTCGGGCGGGTGAAGAGCCTGGTCGCGATGGCAACCTTGTGGAGTCTGGCAACTCTGGCGGGCGGCTGGGTACAGAGCTATCCACAGATGCTGGGCACACGGCTGCTGGTTGGCGTGGGTGAAGCCGCATATGGAAGTGTCGGGATCGCGGTGGTGCTTGCGGTGTTCCCGCGACACTTGCGGGCCACACTGTCGGCTTCTTTTCTGGCGGGATCGGTCGTCGGACAAATGGTCGGGGTTGCGGCCGGGGCACAAGTGGCGGCGGCCTATGGATGGCGCACGGCCTTCGGAGCGATTGGCCTTTTCGGTCTTGTGCTTGCATTGGCCTATGCCGCTGTCGTGCGCGAACATAGGCTGGGCGTGCGGGCGGAGCGGAAACCCGGCAATTGGGGCCTGCTCGCGCGCCAACTCCTTGGGCGCAGGCTGCTGTGGCTGACCTATTTCGCTGGCGGAATACAGTTGTTCTGCACCGGCGCCCTGGCCTGGGCCATGCCACTGCTGCTCACCGAACGCTATGGCATGCCCTTGCAGCAGGCTGGACGGACGACCGCTCTGTTTTTGCTGGTCTGTGCGGTTGGGATGGTTCTCTGCGGCCTTCTGGTCGACCGGATGGCGCGACGTGATCCTGCGGTCACACCCCCGCTTTCGATCGGTTTCTCGCTACTGACCGCCGCGCTTTTTGCAGGCGCCGTCTTCTCTCCTCCCGGCCACATGCAGCTTGCCCTGATCGGCGGCGGCCTGCTTCTCGTCGGCGGGATAACCGGCGTCACCGGGGCGATGATTGCCAACTCCACCCCCCGCGAGATTCATTCGACGGCCATGGCAGCGTTGGCCCTCAGCTACAATCTGATTGGCCTCGCGCCGGGGCCCTACATCACCGGCCTTCTGGCGGACCGGTTCGATCTGCTAACTGCGCTAAAGGTCCTGCCGCTGCCCTGTCTGCTCTCCGCCCTCGCGATGATGGCAGCAAGGCGCGACTATGCAGCGGAGGTCGGAGTGCAGAAATAG
- a CDS encoding carboxypeptidase regulatory-like domain-containing protein, with the protein MKRTATVFAAIATLVQPVAAQAASFTGRVTLPDGRPAYGAMVTVFDADGERRQTVYTAADGSYAIRTPYAGKLKVRGRLSGFKDGKVEQQTSAGGSARLNVSLGTFASLGEMNETLSASAFNARLPWPDLKRDRPAFVSQCNYCHQVGNGWTRIPRDHDQWIGEVEKMENMLAMQSQAQGRVIAETLWKGFDGKPFQASQSYGASPELARAKVREWLVGDGYTFIHDADVAADGLLYGTDEGHDILWVLDHETGKIEQHKLPDIDLPRGGIFSGMKLPIGQFTGKHGPHSMAQTSDGRIWITNALSSTLMSFDPRTKAFKTYPVGHDALYPHTIRVDKNDIVWFTIVASNQIGRFDPKTEQMTVMRLPSNGVLRWVTDQLFPTLMRIGSWFPDQAEHLNLSTHRFFGTQILAFPYGIDVNPIDGSIWYAKLYASKIGRIDPKTMEVKEWDTPMLGPRRPRFDANGIFWIPAFDAGGLMRFDPRSEKFETYRIPVVGKDEYETPYALNVDRRTGQVWMAANNSDRIIRFDPRTKVFFSYPSPTRVTVLRDFSFTRDGQVCSSSSNMPAAAIEDSRPNFICIEPEGGAADRTALGS; encoded by the coding sequence ATGAAAAGAACCGCTACTGTTTTCGCGGCGATTGCTACACTGGTCCAGCCGGTCGCCGCCCAAGCCGCGTCTTTCACAGGTCGGGTAACCTTGCCTGACGGTCGCCCTGCCTATGGCGCAATGGTCACCGTGTTCGACGCTGACGGCGAGCGCCGACAGACCGTCTACACAGCAGCCGACGGGTCTTATGCGATACGCACTCCGTATGCAGGCAAACTCAAGGTTCGCGGGCGCCTATCCGGATTCAAGGACGGCAAAGTTGAGCAACAGACTTCAGCCGGCGGTTCGGCAAGGCTCAACGTATCGCTCGGCACCTTCGCAAGCCTTGGCGAAATGAACGAAACACTGTCGGCCTCCGCATTCAATGCCCGCTTACCCTGGCCCGACCTCAAGCGCGACCGACCGGCCTTCGTCAGCCAGTGCAACTATTGCCACCAGGTGGGAAACGGCTGGACCCGTATCCCGCGCGATCACGATCAGTGGATTGGCGAAGTCGAAAAAATGGAAAACATGCTGGCCATGCAAAGCCAGGCACAGGGGCGGGTGATTGCGGAAACCTTGTGGAAGGGTTTCGATGGCAAGCCGTTCCAAGCCAGCCAGAGCTATGGTGCCAGCCCTGAGCTCGCTCGCGCCAAGGTGCGCGAATGGCTGGTGGGCGATGGTTATACATTTATCCATGATGCCGATGTGGCTGCCGATGGCTTGCTCTATGGCACAGACGAGGGCCACGACATCCTATGGGTGCTTGACCACGAAACCGGCAAGATCGAACAGCACAAGCTGCCGGATATTGATCTCCCGCGCGGCGGAATCTTCTCGGGAATGAAGCTGCCGATCGGACAATTTACCGGCAAGCACGGACCGCACTCGATGGCACAAACCAGTGACGGACGGATCTGGATCACCAATGCTCTGTCCAGCACGCTGATGAGCTTCGATCCCAGGACCAAAGCATTCAAGACTTACCCGGTCGGGCACGACGCGCTCTATCCGCACACCATCCGCGTCGACAAGAACGATATCGTCTGGTTCACCATCGTCGCGTCCAACCAAATTGGCCGGTTCGATCCAAAGACCGAACAAATGACCGTGATGCGGCTACCCTCAAACGGAGTGTTGCGCTGGGTCACCGACCAACTGTTTCCCACGCTGATGCGCATTGGTAGCTGGTTTCCTGACCAGGCAGAACACCTCAACCTTTCGACCCACCGCTTCTTTGGCACGCAGATCCTGGCTTTCCCCTATGGCATCGACGTCAACCCGATCGATGGGTCGATCTGGTATGCCAAGCTTTATGCCAGCAAGATCGGGCGGATTGATCCCAAGACAATGGAAGTAAAGGAATGGGACACGCCGATGCTCGGCCCGCGTCGTCCGCGCTTTGATGCCAATGGCATTTTCTGGATCCCGGCCTTTGATGCTGGCGGCCTGATGCGCTTCGATCCGAGGTCTGAGAAGTTCGAAACCTATCGCATTCCGGTTGTCGGAAAGGACGAATACGAAACACCCTATGCCCTCAATGTCGATCGCAGGACCGGCCAAGTGTGGATGGCGGCGAACAATTCGGATCGCATCATTCGCTTCGACCCCAGAACAAAGGTCTTTTTCAGCTATCCGAGCCCGACACGGGTGACAGTTTTGCGGGACTTTTCATTCACCCGGGACGGACAAGTCTGTTCGTCGAGCTCGAATATGCCGGCAGCTGCAATTGAAGATAGCCGGCCAAACTTCATCTGTATCGAACCCGAAGGCGGCGCAGCCGACCGGACGGCGTTGGGCTCCTGA
- a CDS encoding LLM class flavin-dependent oxidoreductase, with protein sequence MAMDTGLIFHPYMRPGRTARQTFEWGVQSSIACDKIGFTTMMISEHASQIWENIPNPELIMAAAALQTKNIKFAPMAHILPHHNPTKLAMTVGWLSQILEGRYFMGIGAGAYPLASYMHGIKEEDQNTEHLNDMVRESLSIMEKIWKREPFFFEGKYWSAGFPEEEEAVTEEDEQHKLANYSPWGGAFPEFAVTGFSANSPSMRLAGERNFKPVSIYSGLDALKRHWEIYSEANIKAGFTPDRQRHAVSHTIFCADTDAEAKRRVMEGPIGYCFNRYLIPIWKRFGMMDGFAKDHGIDVLDADLEFLVDKVFIVGSPDTVVEKLNDLFAKCGGWGTLQIESHDYYDDPGEWFHSLELCAKEVAPRVSLPGVKAEALSMAS encoded by the coding sequence ATGGCGATGGACACAGGACTCATTTTCCACCCCTATATGCGTCCGGGAAGGACGGCCCGTCAGACTTTCGAATGGGGCGTGCAAAGCTCGATTGCCTGCGACAAGATCGGGTTCACGACGATGATGATCTCGGAACACGCGTCGCAGATCTGGGAAAATATCCCGAACCCCGAACTGATCATGGCGGCGGCGGCGCTGCAGACGAAGAACATCAAGTTCGCTCCGATGGCGCACATTCTGCCCCATCACAATCCGACCAAGCTCGCCATGACCGTGGGCTGGCTTTCCCAGATTCTCGAGGGCCGTTATTTCATGGGTATCGGTGCAGGCGCCTATCCTCTGGCCTCCTATATGCACGGCATCAAGGAGGAGGATCAGAACACGGAGCACCTCAATGACATGGTCCGCGAATCTCTTTCCATCATGGAAAAGATATGGAAGCGCGAACCCTTCTTCTTCGAAGGCAAATACTGGAGTGCCGGTTTTCCCGAAGAGGAAGAGGCTGTGACCGAGGAAGATGAGCAGCACAAGCTGGCGAACTATTCGCCTTGGGGCGGCGCATTTCCCGAATTCGCCGTCACCGGCTTCAGCGCGAATTCGCCATCGATGCGGCTGGCTGGCGAACGCAATTTCAAACCTGTTTCAATCTACTCCGGTCTCGATGCGCTCAAGCGGCATTGGGAAATCTATTCGGAAGCCAACATCAAGGCGGGCTTCACGCCAGACCGGCAGCGCCATGCGGTCTCGCACACGATCTTTTGCGCCGACACTGATGCCGAGGCGAAACGTCGCGTGATGGAAGGGCCGATTGGCTATTGTTTCAACCGCTACCTTATCCCGATCTGGAAGCGCTTCGGCATGATGGATGGCTTCGCAAAAGATCACGGAATTGACGTTCTGGACGCGGACCTCGAGTTCCTTGTCGACAAGGTTTTCATTGTCGGATCACCAGACACCGTGGTGGAAAAGCTCAACGACCTGTTCGCGAAATGCGGAGGGTGGGGGACGCTCCAGATTGAATCGCACGACTATTACGATGATCCAGGCGAATGGTTCCATTCGCTTGAGCTTTGCGCAAAGGAGGTCGCACCCCGTGTGAGCTTGCCCGGAGTGAAAGCGGAGGCGCTCAGCATGGCCAGCTGA
- a CDS encoding AraC family transcriptional regulator → MVKWVRSGVMEGAPELVGELGGDYRALAREAGVPETPMANPDLPMRVDRFVAFMELAATRLGEPAFGLRLGPYQSLSLFGPMAPLLGSAANVRSMIMDIANFFPLHTQGTIVGVEPADGGLLLTYELSTEVGSQQRQVVELGFSVIAREMRRHDPMWKPDLVTMRHSPPEDLSWHYRMLGDRIMFNGDRNALLIDQDLLARPVAGADPAVHGLLAAQYGTAARSVEGLDVLQAEALIRAMLPFAPIDLSIAARLLRKSRRTLQRQLAAHGTSFADLFVRVRASLALLYLRESSLNVAEIAEILQFSQTSALSRFMTRTSGECPRQIRKQRHAV, encoded by the coding sequence ATGGTCAAATGGGTCCGCAGCGGAGTGATGGAGGGCGCGCCCGAACTTGTCGGCGAACTGGGCGGCGACTATCGTGCTCTGGCCCGCGAAGCCGGCGTTCCAGAAACACCAATGGCCAATCCCGATCTGCCAATGCGAGTTGATCGTTTTGTCGCGTTCATGGAACTCGCTGCGACGAGACTTGGCGAACCCGCTTTCGGTTTGCGGTTGGGGCCATACCAAAGCCTTTCGCTGTTCGGACCTATGGCCCCGCTGTTAGGCAGCGCGGCCAATGTTCGCAGCATGATCATGGATATTGCAAATTTCTTCCCCCTGCATACCCAGGGCACGATCGTCGGCGTAGAACCGGCCGACGGCGGCCTGCTGCTGACCTATGAACTCAGCACGGAAGTTGGCAGTCAGCAGCGTCAAGTGGTCGAACTTGGCTTTTCGGTGATTGCGCGCGAGATGCGTCGGCACGATCCCATGTGGAAGCCAGACTTGGTGACGATGCGCCATTCACCCCCCGAAGACCTCTCCTGGCACTACCGCATGCTGGGTGATCGCATCATGTTCAATGGAGATCGTAATGCGTTGCTGATCGATCAGGATTTGCTTGCGCGCCCTGTGGCCGGGGCCGACCCAGCGGTCCATGGGCTACTCGCCGCACAATATGGAACTGCAGCAAGATCGGTCGAGGGGCTGGACGTGCTGCAGGCCGAAGCACTGATCCGCGCGATGTTGCCCTTTGCCCCAATCGACCTGTCGATCGCAGCGCGACTGCTCCGGAAGTCCCGCCGCACGTTGCAACGTCAGCTTGCGGCTCATGGAACGAGCTTTGCGGACCTCTTCGTCAGGGTGCGGGCTAGTCTTGCGCTGCTCTATTTGAGGGAGTCGTCGCTCAACGTTGCAGAGATTGCGGAGATCCTCCAGTTTTCACAAACAAGTGCGCTGTCGCGGTTCATGACCCGAACTTCTGGTGAGTGCCCGCGCCAGATCCGCAAACAACGTCATGCGGTGTGA
- a CDS encoding SDR family NAD(P)-dependent oxidoreductase produces the protein MSSVEGRVCVVTGAARGLGQAIAAALGAAGGRLALCDVLATELAETASALRANGVEVLDARCDVSDSTAVDDFFARIEQELGPVEALVNNAARVPGGPEDEARRSRHYAYLTTPEPRRSLKFTSTMSDAEWLKYWDVNVHGLFYCTRAALRQMEPRNYGRIVNIASLAGHSNLSAHSPHYSASKGAVIAFTRAVGAEVAGANIFVNAIAPGGVATEMFEAYLGKLAPEAQAALFQMIPAGRLGTLEEYAGLALYLAGDNHYLAGQVISPNGGMI, from the coding sequence GTGAGTTCAGTGGAGGGACGGGTCTGCGTCGTCACAGGCGCAGCGCGTGGTCTGGGGCAGGCGATCGCCGCTGCGCTTGGCGCGGCTGGCGGCCGCCTCGCCCTGTGCGACGTACTCGCGACTGAGCTCGCCGAGACCGCCAGCGCACTGCGGGCCAATGGGGTCGAGGTCCTGGACGCACGGTGTGACGTCAGTGACAGCACCGCGGTCGATGACTTTTTCGCCCGAATAGAACAGGAGCTTGGCCCTGTCGAAGCGCTGGTCAACAATGCCGCGCGGGTACCCGGGGGTCCTGAGGACGAAGCTCGACGGAGCCGCCACTATGCCTATCTGACAACCCCCGAGCCGCGCCGATCACTGAAATTCACCAGTACGATGAGCGACGCGGAATGGCTCAAATACTGGGACGTCAACGTCCACGGGTTGTTCTATTGCACCCGCGCTGCGTTGCGCCAGATGGAGCCGCGCAACTATGGCAGGATCGTCAACATTGCCTCGCTTGCTGGGCACTCCAACCTCAGTGCGCACAGCCCGCACTATTCTGCCAGTAAGGGCGCGGTGATCGCCTTTACTCGTGCAGTCGGGGCAGAGGTTGCCGGGGCCAACATTTTCGTCAATGCGATCGCGCCGGGTGGCGTCGCGACCGAGATGTTCGAGGCTTATCTTGGCAAACTCGCCCCCGAAGCGCAGGCTGCCTTGTTCCAGATGATTCCGGCTGGCAGGCTCGGGACGTTGGAGGAATATGCGGGACTGGCGCTCTATCTGGCGGGGGACAATCACTACCTTGCCGGTCAGGTCATCAGTCCGAACGGGGGGATGATCTAG
- a CDS encoding alpha/beta fold hydrolase, whose translation MQHRLQIDGLSFNVLDEGAGEPVLLVHGFPDDHTVWRSQVPALVAAGYRVIAPDNRGCGESDMAARTRDYVLPNLVADLAAILDVLGIERVKLVGHDWGAVIAWVFAARHPERVERYAALSVGHAAAYAAGPVEQKLKGWYVLMFQLRGFAEWLIKANDWAFFRRFTDYHPELAGWTAKLGRPGRLTVAINYYRANIGILLKPDKSKVTAPVLGIYSDGDRYLAKAQMTDSIAYVDAPFRFELIKGAGHWLQIDEPAQVNALLIDFFKRT comes from the coding sequence TTGCAGCACCGGCTCCAGATCGATGGTCTGTCGTTCAACGTCCTTGATGAGGGCGCTGGAGAGCCGGTGCTGCTCGTACACGGATTCCCGGACGATCACACTGTCTGGCGAAGTCAGGTGCCCGCGCTGGTCGCGGCCGGGTACCGGGTGATCGCGCCTGACAACCGGGGTTGCGGCGAAAGCGATATGGCGGCGCGAACCCGCGATTACGTGCTGCCAAACCTGGTGGCGGACCTTGCTGCGATCCTCGATGTTCTGGGGATCGAACGGGTCAAACTGGTTGGCCACGATTGGGGCGCAGTGATCGCCTGGGTCTTCGCGGCCCGGCATCCTGAGCGGGTTGAACGCTATGCGGCGCTTTCTGTCGGCCATGCGGCTGCTTATGCCGCAGGGCCCGTCGAGCAAAAGCTCAAGGGCTGGTATGTGCTGATGTTCCAACTCCGCGGATTTGCGGAATGGCTGATCAAGGCCAACGATTGGGCCTTCTTTCGCCGTTTCACCGATTATCATCCCGAACTGGCCGGCTGGACTGCCAAGCTGGGGCGGCCTGGTCGACTCACTGTGGCTATCAACTATTACCGCGCCAATATCGGCATCCTGTTGAAGCCCGACAAATCCAAGGTGACGGCACCGGTGCTGGGGATATACAGTGACGGCGACCGCTATCTGGCCAAGGCCCAGATGACCGACAGTATCGCCTATGTCGACGCGCCATTCCGCTTCGAACTGATCAAGGGAGCGGGACACTGGCTGCAGATTGATGAGCCAGCGCAGGTGAATGCCCTGTTGATCGACTTCTTCAAAAGGACTTGA
- a CDS encoding zinc-binding dehydrogenase, whose protein sequence is MKAVVCQNGELRVEDLPEPIPQKGHALLKVLRCGICGSDLHMRHHCDELKAVNDRVGYPALPSSKDAFVFGHEICAEVLDYGPGSKRKLRSGTRVVAPPVVRWGGEIDMAGLSTRSNGGYAERMLLDELVLMPVPNGLSADMAALTEPMAVAWHAVRRGDVKKKDVAVVIGCGPVGLGVIAILKARGVGTVIASDFSPGRRALAKACGADVVINPREGSPYSSWEEYGWITTFGGLLQMGVETRETLEKAPIPWWTAWRLAEVLGAGPKRPVVFECVGVPGILNQIITGAPLFSRVVVVGVCMQNDTIEPAIAIQKEVELRFVFGHSPLEYRDALHMIADGKVRCEPMVTGVVGLDGVEGAFAALGDPEMHAKILIDPARKASGT, encoded by the coding sequence ATGAAAGCTGTTGTCTGCCAGAATGGCGAGCTTCGCGTCGAGGACTTGCCCGAACCGATCCCGCAGAAGGGCCATGCCTTGCTCAAGGTCCTGCGCTGCGGGATCTGCGGATCGGACCTGCACATGCGCCACCACTGCGACGAGCTGAAGGCGGTCAACGACCGGGTCGGCTATCCGGCGCTGCCTTCGTCCAAGGACGCATTTGTGTTCGGCCACGAAATCTGCGCCGAAGTGCTCGATTACGGTCCCGGCTCCAAGCGCAAGCTCAGGTCCGGCACCCGAGTGGTCGCGCCGCCTGTGGTGCGCTGGGGAGGTGAGATTGACATGGCCGGGCTCTCGACGCGTTCGAACGGCGGCTATGCCGAACGGATGCTGCTTGACGAGTTGGTGTTGATGCCGGTGCCCAACGGGCTTTCGGCGGACATGGCGGCGCTAACCGAACCTATGGCGGTCGCCTGGCACGCGGTCCGGCGCGGTGACGTGAAGAAGAAGGACGTCGCGGTGGTAATCGGCTGCGGCCCCGTCGGGTTGGGGGTGATCGCAATCCTGAAGGCGCGAGGAGTCGGAACGGTGATCGCCAGCGATTTCTCGCCTGGTCGGCGGGCACTTGCCAAGGCCTGTGGCGCTGATGTGGTGATCAATCCGCGCGAAGGTTCGCCCTATTCCAGCTGGGAGGAATACGGCTGGATTACAACTTTTGGCGGGCTGCTCCAAATGGGGGTTGAAACCCGCGAGACGCTCGAGAAAGCCCCAATACCCTGGTGGACGGCTTGGCGTTTGGCCGAAGTGCTGGGAGCGGGGCCCAAACGTCCGGTGGTGTTCGAATGCGTAGGCGTGCCGGGTATTCTCAATCAGATCATCACTGGCGCGCCCTTGTTCTCACGTGTCGTTGTGGTGGGGGTATGCATGCAGAATGATACGATAGAGCCGGCCATTGCCATCCAGAAGGAAGTCGAATTGCGTTTCGTATTCGGCCACTCGCCACTCGAATATCGCGACGCGCTGCACATGATCGCCGATGGCAAGGTACGCTGCGAACCGATGGTCACCGGCGTGGTCGGCCTTGATGGGGTCGAAGGTGCCTTTGCCGCACTCGGAGATCCTGAAATGCACGCCAAGATCCTGATAGATCCGGCAAGGAAAGCCTCAGGGACCTGA